A genomic region of Papaver somniferum cultivar HN1 chromosome 7, ASM357369v1, whole genome shotgun sequence contains the following coding sequences:
- the LOC113296589 gene encoding transcription factor MYBS3-like produces MTRRCSHCSNNGHNSRTCPTRGGVKLFGVRLTDGSCMKKSASMGNLSSHYGSNSSNNASPNNLHNSSSPDHNNHSIPEGYVSDDPAHTSCSSNCRGAAERKKGTPWTEEEHRLFLLGLQKLGKGDWRGIARNYVVSRTPTQVASHAQKYFIRQSNAARRKRRSSLFDMVPDMSDTPAVPEEEPFFVESEMGETDNVKSLPSLNLSLDHVCEHMETTCNETSPSVEAIEEETAACNNFTPIPIFFPAYIPLQYPFWQPNLGSPSTEEEQCGNETTISNHRVLKPTPILGTDRVNVDELGMSKLTLGGGSGIGGTRIEPSPLSMELLGAPSRQSAFHVSRPATASDLGKNSEGNAIHAL; encoded by the exons ATGACAAGGAGGTGTTCTCATTGTAGTAACAATGGACATAACTCAAGAACATGTCCAACAAGAGGAGGTGTGAAATTGTTTGGTGTTAGATTAACAGATGGATCTTGTATGAAGAAAAGTGCTAGTATGGGGAATTTGTCATCTCATTATGGTTCTAATTCTTCTAATAATGCATCACCAAATAATCTTCATAATTCTTCTTCTCCTGATCATAATAATCATTCTATACCAGAAGGGTATGTTTCTGATGATCCTGCTCATACTTCTTGTTCTTCTAATTGCCGGGGTGCTGCTGAGCGCAAAAAAG GTACTCCTTGGACAGAGGAGGAACACCGACTGTTCTTACTGGGTCTGCAGAAGTTGGGTAAAGGAGATTGGCGTGGAATTGCCCGTAATTATGTTGTCTCAAGGACTCCTACTCAGGTCGCCAGCCATGCCCAGAAATATTTCATCCGACAGAGTAATGCAGCAAGAAGAAAGAGACGGTCTAGTCTATTCGACATGGTTCCAGACATG TCTGATACCCCAGCAGTTCCTGAAGAAGAACCATTCTTTGTTGAGTCTGAGATGGGTGAAACCGACAATGTAAAATCATTACCTTCTTTGAACCTCTCCCTCGACCATGTTTGTGAACATATGGAAACCACTTGCAACGAAACCTCACCGTCAGTAGAAGCCATAGAAGAAGAGACTGCAGCATGTAACAATTTCACTCCAATCCCAATATTCTTCCCAGCATATATACCACTTCAATACCCATTCTGGCAGCCAAACCTTGGTTCTCCAAGCACTGAAGAGGAACAATGTGGTAACGAGACTACCATATCTAATCATCGGGTCTTGAAGCCTACACCTATCCTCGGAACAGACCGTGTAAATGTTGATGAATTGGGCATGTCTAAACTTACTTTAGGAGGCGGGAGTGGTATAGGTGGAACTCGTATCGAACCATCGCCACTTTCCATGGAGTTGCTTGGAGCTCCATCCAGGCAGTCGGCGTTTCATGTGAGTCGGCCAGCAACTGCATCAGATTTGGGAAAGAACAGCGAGGGTAACGCAATCCATGCACTTTAA